GGAGCGCAAGGTGAAGGTGCGGGTCTGCGTCACACCGGAGGAGTTGGTCACCGGCACGAGCACCGCGATGTAGTCGGTGTTCACCTGCTCCGACCGGATCTGCTGGTCGGCGAACTCGGTGGCCCCGGTGAGCGCGCCCTGGTTGTTCGCCAGCGGCGCGGGGCTCGGACGCCCGGTGCCTTTGGGGTCCCAGGTCGCCGGGGACGCCTTACAGATCAGAGGGTAGTCGCCTTCCTTGTCGGCGGGGTCGAGCGGAGTGCCGACGAACCGGGACAGGTACCGGCGCACGGTGTGGCGGGCGTCGGCGTCGTCGTAGGCGATCTCCGAGCCCGCCGTGGCGACGCGCGGGCAGGCGTAGCCGGTCGCGAGCTCGGCGCGCCGGACGGCGACCGTGGCGTCGGCGCCCTTCCACACCACGGCGTCCTCGGTCGCAGCGCCGGGCTGGGCCAAGGCGGTGAGGACGGCCTGCTGGTCGGCGTACATGTCGGCCACGTTCTTCGGCGCGACGGTCCAGCACTTGTCCTGCATCTCGGCGAGGGTGTGCGAGCGCAGGTCGGCGGCCCAGCGCTGCAACACGGGGGCGGCGGCGGGTAGTCCGTCGACCGCGCCGACCGGCGGCGCGTCGGGGGGGACCGGCGGCAACGCCGAGGTGCTCGGCGGGGGCGCGGCGGGAATGGCGGCCGGTGGTGTCGTGCGTCCCGCCGCCTGCGGGGCGCTCTCGTCCGGGATGCCGACGACGGAGTCACAACCGGTGAGGGCGAGCGCCGCGATCAGGACTCCGCCGGCCAGCGCACCGCGGGCCGCTCGCCCGCCCGAGGTCCGGTTCCGCTCGTGTGCTGCACCGGGGTCGTACTCGCGCGGTACCGATCGGGCGCGTTCCACTTCGACGATCCTCTTCTCTCAAGGCGTGCGGTCGGGGCTGCTCGTGCGTCCTCGTCGCGGCGCGGCGCGCGGTGGCGGCGCACTGCCGGTGGGGACGAGCAGCGACTACGCTAGCGGACTTGTGGAACCCGTCTACCGGACGATCATCGGCCTCGCCCGTACCGTCTTCTTCATCGAAGGTCTGAAGTTCACCGTCAAGGGCGATGAACACATCCCCGCCCGAGGTGGCGCCGTGCTCGCGGTGAACCACACGGGCTACATGGACTTCACCTACGCGGGCCTGCCGGTGCGCACGCCGAAGCGCTACATCCGGTTCATGGCCAAGAAGGACGTCTTCGACAACAAGATCTCCGGCCCGATCATGCGCGCGCTCAAGCACATCCCGGTGGACCGTTCGGCGGGCGCGGATTCCTATCAGGCCGCCGTGGAGTACTTGCGCCGTGGCGAGTTGGTCGGCGTGTATCCCGAGGCGACGATCAGCCGCAGTTTCGAGATCAAGGAATTCAAGTCCGGCGCGGCGCGCATGGCCATCGAGGCGGAGGTGCCGATCATCCCGATCGTCATCTGGGGCGCGCAGCGGGTCTGGACGAAGGGCTTCCCGAAGCGGCTCGGCCGCACCAACACGCCCATCTCGATCGCGGTCGGCGAGCCGATCCAGCCGTTCGAGCCCGCCGCCGAGCTCACCGCCAAGCTGCGTTCGACCATGCAGGAAATGCTGTTGGACCTGCAGAAGGATTACGTGCACGAGCCCGGCGCGTACTGGGTTCCGGCGCGGCTGGGCGGCAGCGCTCCTACCCTGGAAGAGGCGGACGCGATGGATGCCGCCGAAGCGGAGGCCAAGGCCGCGCGGAAGAACGCGGCGGGGTAACGGGAGCTGTGATGGCGCGGGAACCGGTTTACGACATCCTGACCGGCTTGGCCCGCGCCATCTTCTTCGCGCAGGGCTTGCGCATCGATATCCAAGGGCAAGAGCATTTTCCGCGTTCCGGGGGCGCGGTGCTCGCCGTGAACCACACGGCCTACCTCGATTTCATGGAGGTCGGGTTGGTCGGGCGGAAGTCGGGGCGCAACGTCCGGTACATGATGAAGGCCGAACTCGAGCACGGGATCGTCGGCTTTCTCATGAAGCATTGCAAGGCGATCGGCGTGGATCGCACAGCCGGGGCCGAGTCGTATGCCCGCGCGGTGACCGCGTTGCGCGAGGGCGAGGTGGTGGTGGTCTATCCCGAAGCGACGATCAGCCGCAGCTTCGAACTGAAGGAATTCAAATCCGGCGCGGCGCGGATGGCGGTGGAAGCCGATGTCCCGATCGTCCCCATGATCATCTGGGGCGCGCACCGGATCTGGACCAAGGACATCCCGAAGCAACTCGGCCGCCACCGCTTCCCGATCAATATCCGTATCGGCGCACCGATCCCGCCCGGCGAACCGGCCGAGAAACTCACCGCCACCCTGCGCACTCGGATGAGTGAACTGCTGGAACGCGCGCAACGCGACTACCCGATGGTGGAAGGCGCCCGCTGGGTGCCCGCCCGGCTCGGCGGGACCGCCCCGACCCTCGCGGAGGCGGCTGTGCTGGAACGCGAGGAAATGGAGCGGCGGCGGCGCGCGAAGACGCGGTGAACCCGTCGAATTGCGGCACAGGGCGATTCCCCTGTGTGGGAACGACTATGGCGTCGCCGTAGGCGCTTCGGCTCGATGATGGCCGGTATGAGCGCAATCGATGAGCTCGTTCGAACCGGGTGGGCAGGCGCGGATCCAGCCAACGGAAGTCGGTGAAGACGTGCGAGTGCTGTTGACGGCGAGCGGGTCGCGGGGGGACGTCGAGCCGATGTTGGGGCTCGCGCTGTGGTTGCGGGAATCCGGAGCCGACGTGCGAGTGTGCGCGCCACCAGACTGCGCGCCGCGATGCGCCGGCCTCGGCGTGCCGCTGGTGCCACTGGGGCCGCTGAAGACCGGTTCGGGAGCCGGAAGGCCGTCGCGCGACGAGCTGTCGCAGTACGTAACCGACTGGCCCGCGATCCAGTTCGACACGATCTCCACAGCGGCCGCGGGATGTGACGCGGTAGTGGCCTCCGGCGTGACACAGGTTGCGGCCAGGTCCGTCGCCGAGAGGCTCGGCGTCCACTACCAATACGTGAGCTACCAGCCGACCACGCTGCCCTCGCCGCATCATCCGCCGATGCCGCTGCCGGGCGATCGGCCCGCACCGGCCGCGATCGACAACCAGCTGCTGTGGGAAATCGACGCCCACGGTTGGAACGCCCAGTTCGGCCATGCGCTCGACACCGGCCGCGCAGCGCTCGGGCTGCCGCCGGTAGCCGATGTCCGCGACCACGTCATCACCGGGACCCCATGGCTGGCCGCGGACCCGGTGCTGGGGCCATGGCCGCAAGCGCCGGGTCTGGATGTCGTGCAGACCGGCGCCTGGATCGTGCCCGACGAACGCCCATTGCCTGCCGAACTGTCGGCGTTCTTGGACGCGGGCGCACCACCGGTGTACGTGGGGTTCGGCAGTATGCCGATGCGTCCCGGCATCGCCCGGGTGGCGATCGAAGCGATCCGCGCCCACAGCCGCCGTGTGCTCCTTTCGCGTGGCTGGGCCGAGTTGGCGCTGATCGACGACCTTCCCGACTGCATGGCCATCGGCGAGGTCAACCATCAGGCGCTGTTCGCCCGGGTCGCCGCCGTCATCCACCACGGGGGTGCGGGCACGACGACGGCCGCCGCCCGAGCCGCTGCGCCGCAAGTGGTGGTACCCCAGATGATGGACCAGTCGTACTGGGCGCGCCGGGTGGCCGATCTCGGCATCGGCGCGGTATGTGCCGACGCGGATCCCAGCTCGGCGGCCTTGTCTACCGCTCTGGACGTGGCGTTGGCGCCTACCACCCGAGCGCGCGCGAACGAAGTGGCCGGCATGATCCGTTCGGACGGAGCGACGGTGGCCGCGAAACTACTGCTCGACGCGATCGGCTGAGCTGACGCCGCTGCACACCCTGCCGTGTCACGAGGCCCGGTGCGGACCCCGTGACAGGCTGTGGCAGTGCGGGCCGGCATCCGATCAGGCGGCGTCGAGCGCTGCGGTGATCTTGCGGGTCATGTCGGCCAGGACGGGGCTGGGCGCGCCTTTGCGGGTTCCGATGGCTGCGTCGATGGCGACGAGGACGGTGCTGCGGAAGTTGTCGGCCTCGGCCGGATCCTGCTTCTGCAGCAGGTTCATCGCCGCGGTGAGGGCGGGCAGCACGTGGTCGGCGAGTTCGGCGACGTTCTTGCCGTTCAGGGTGATGTCCTTCGACTTCGCGGCGAGTACGTGCCCGACCAGGCCGGTCGCGGACGACAGGGCGATGGAGCCGTGGGTGGCGGCCTTGTGGGGCGAGCCGGTGGCGTCAGCGGCGGCCAGCAGCGAGACAGCGCCGTACGCGGCGGTCCGGATGGTGGCCTTGTCCTGGTCGGTCAGGGTGACGGACATGGTGGTTCTCCTTCGGAATGTGTGGAAATGCGATCCGTGGTCGAATGCGCCGGGGGTTGGTTGTGGGCGAACGGGGCCGCCCAGGCCGGTGGTCGGCCGGTCGGTCAGCGGCTCGGCGATCCCTGCTGCTCGTGGGCCGATGCGGTCTCGCGGACGGCCTGGGCGATGGCGCGGAAATCCTTGCGCAGGAGCGCTCCGTGGTTGCTGGCAACCTTCGCGCTGATGCGGATATCAGGGTTGCGGTCGCATACCGCGTCGAGGCCGGCGCGGATCCGTTCCTGCTCGTCACCGCGGCTTCCGAACGATGTCCCGGAAGCGACCACATACCGCACCGGCACGCTGATCTCGTCCAGCACGGGACCCAGCTCCCGTTCGCGGGAGAGCCTGCCGAGTTCGATATTGCTTTCGGCCATCTGTTCGGCGGTCATCCGCGGGGTCAGGCCGGTCGGGCGCAGCAGCGGCATGACCCAGCTCAGCCGCTTGAACAGCTTGCGGATCCGCTGCTCCATGGCATGGTCGAGCCAGTCGTACGGGAACGCGCCGTCGACCAGCACCGCACCGATGGCACGGTCCGGGTTCCGGGCGGCCCAGTGCGCCGCGACGACCGCCCCGTAGGACCAGCCGACCAGCAACGCCCGGTCCACGTCACGCGCGGCCAGGACGGCATCGACATCCCGGACCGCGGCCTCGAAGGAATAGTCCGCCGAACGCCGCGATTTGCCGCGAGCTCGCTCGTCGAAGGTGATGTGCCGGTATTCCGGGCCGAGCTCGGCGATGACCCGCCGCCAGTACCCCTGAGTGGCGAACTGGCCATTGCAGTAGACCACGGGGATGCCGCGCCCGCCGGTGTCGGTGACGGCCAGGGCCGTATCGTCGACCGGCACCATGCCGGTCCACTTCGAAGCGGTGGAGGAGGTGCTGTTGTTCGTCATGAGAACCACTGTCGGCGTCCGGCCTGACACCACGCTGACACTCGCCTGATACGGCCACTGACACCGTGCGTTCCCTGCATGATCGGCCCGATCGGTTGATATCCGGCTTACGAAGGGATTTCACGGCGGCGAAGCTCGGCAGCCCGCCCCAGCGCGGGCGATGGTCGGCACTTCGCGACCACCGCCCCGCAGGCGTCAGTACGCTCCCTCACCTCGCGCCACGACACCGACCGTGCGCGCGATCAGCCGCAGGTCCATCCTCATGGACACGTTCTCCACGTAGGACAGATCGAGTCGCACCGCGTCCTCGAGCGGAAGGTCCGACCTGCCACTGACTTGCCACAAGCCGGTCAGCCCCGGCTTCACGAGCAGGCGTCGGCGCATCATGTGGTCGTAGGTGTCGACTTCCCGCCGCACCTGCGGTCGCGGCCCGACCACGCTCATGTCGCCACGCAGGACGTTGAGGAACTGCGGCAGCTCGTCGAGACTGTACTTGCGCAGGAACCGCCCGACCGGCGTGACCCGGGGGTCGACCTTCATCTTGAAGAAGACCGGATTTCCACCCTGCTGTGCGATCAAGGCTTCGGCATACCGGTCGGCGTCGTCGTACATACTGCGGAACTTGATCATGCGGAAGGGCAGGCCGTATCGGCCGATGCGTTCCGACAGGTAGAAGACCGGGCCGCGGCTGGTGGTCTTCACCGCGATCGCGATCACCAGGAGCACCGGCAGGAGCAGCAGTAGGCACACTGTCGCGAAGCCGATGTCGAAGGCCGTCTTGCTGACCGATCGAGCCCGCTCGTACTGCGGTTCGGCGATGTGCATCATCGGCATCCCCGCGACCTGCCGATTGGTGAGCCGGGATATGGCGATGTCGATTGCCCCTGGCGCCAGCATGAACTCGACGCCGAGCGCGTCGAGTTCCCAAGCGAGCCTGCGCAGCTCGGTCGGCCCGAGATGCCGGGTGGGACCGATGGCGACGGTGTCGGCGTGGGTGTGCAGGACCGCTCGCAGCACAGCGCTGTCGTCACCTACGACCGCCACCGTACCGCCGGCGAAAGCCAGCGGCGCATCGCCTGATTGCCCACCCGGCACGCAGGCGCCCACGACGTCGTAGCCGGCGCCCGGGTCCGCGGCGAACGCCGCGGTCATCGCCGCGGCCGCATCGGCAGTGCCGACCACGAGTACGGCCGAACGATGGCGTCCCCGGCGGCGTTCCCTGGCAAGCTGATGACGCCACCACAGTCGTCCACCGATCACCGCGAGGACGCCGGCCGGAAAGGCGATCGCGAGATAACCTCGGGCGAATTTGATTTCGAGTGCCAGTGACATGAGTGCCAGTACGCCGAACAGGTGCATGGTCGCCGACATCAGCCGCCGGAATTCCTCGACACCGCTGCCGACCAGTTGCGGCGCGCGGCTACCCGCGCTGCCGAGGATCGCGAACCAGCCCATGGCGAGCGCGCCCGATACCACCGTGTAACCGATTCGGTACGGCTGATCCCAGGCCAGCGGCGGAGCGCCACTCCCATTGAAGCGGATCAGCTGCGCACTCCCCACGGCGAGGGAAACGGCGGCGAAATCGGTGATGGCGAGACGACGTACGTACTCCGATCGCCAGGCCTTACGGGTCGAGACGGTAATCGGTGGAGCCACGAAGGATCGTGGGGATTCGGCGGTCCCATTCCATTCCGGGACAGCCTTGGATTTCATCAAGAGAACACCCCTCCTGGGGCAACGGTGGAATTGCTACCTGATCCGGAGATCGTCTTTCCCGGCAGCGTCCCGACCGCCTCTACCGAGCGCTTCATCGGCACTTGATCGGCAAGTGTCACAACGTCTCTCGCCGATCAGAACGTTTGCGCGAAGCAGCGCGATCGGGATGTTAACTGATCCAGATCTCCTCGGCGACCGATCTCGATACGCATCGGGAATAACACCATGAAGGTGAATATGGAATGTGCTCTATATCACAGTTTGTAACGCTTATCTGTAATCCAGCCGATATTGCCGTCGGTACGCTGACGGTCGCGACAGTGCGGCCCGTACCACGAATGACGTTCTCGTCGCGCGCATCTCGTGATACGCCGGGCAGCTACCGCTTCCGTGCGCCGCGACAGGCGTTCCGACGGGGCCGGGACGTTTCGAGCAAAGGATCGGATCTGTGCGCTGTCGACTCTGTGACTCCGGCAGACTGTCCAGCGTTCTGGATCTCGGCGCCACACCGCCGTGCGAATCCTTCCTCACCGCCGCCCAGCTCGACCTGCCCGAGCCGACCTACCCGTTGCATTTGCGGGTGTGCGTCGACTGCCTGCTGCTGCAGATTCCGGCGCTGATCACACCGGAAGAGACCTTCACCGAATACGCCTACTTCTCCTCCTACTCCGACAGCTGGGTCCGCCACGCGGGTGAGTTCGTCGACACCGCGGCCGACCGGCTGGGGCTGGGCAGGGACTCCTTCGTGGTGGAGGTCGCCAGCAACGACGGCTACCTGCTCCGCCACGTCGTCGACCGCGACATCCGATGCCTGGGCATCGAGCCCTCGGTCAACGTCGGAACAGCGGCTCGCGAGTCGGGCGTACCTACCGAAACCGCCTTCCTCGACGAGGATTCGGCTCGCCGGATCCGTGCCGAACACGGCCCCGCGGATCTTGTGGTCGCCAACAACGTCTATGCCCATATCCCGGATCTGCGCGGATTCACCCGTGCGCTACGCGTCCTGCTGGCGGACGACGGCATGCTGACCATCGAGGTGCACCATGCGCTCAACTTGGTCGGGCTCGGCCAGTTCGACACCATCTACCACGAGCATTTCCAGTACTACACCGTGCTTTCGGCACAACGTGCGCTCGCTGTCGCGGGATTGACCGTGGTCGACGTCGATCAGCTGCCGACGCACGGCGGATCGATCCGGCTGTGGGCGCGCCCCGATGCCGCCGTGGCGGCGGTGAGCGACCGGGTGCGGGAAGTGCTCGAACTCGAGCGG
Above is a genomic segment from Nocardia sputorum containing:
- a CDS encoding alpha/beta fold hydrolase; translated protein: MTNNSTSSTASKWTGMVPVDDTALAVTDTGGRGIPVVYCNGQFATQGYWRRVIAELGPEYRHITFDERARGKSRRSADYSFEAAVRDVDAVLAARDVDRALLVGWSYGAVVAAHWAARNPDRAIGAVLVDGAFPYDWLDHAMEQRIRKLFKRLSWVMPLLRPTGLTPRMTAEQMAESNIELGRLSRERELGPVLDEISVPVRYVVASGTSFGSRGDEQERIRAGLDAVCDRNPDIRISAKVASNHGALLRKDFRAIAQAVRETASAHEQQGSPSR
- a CDS encoding glycosyltransferase, with translation MRVLLTASGSRGDVEPMLGLALWLRESGADVRVCAPPDCAPRCAGLGVPLVPLGPLKTGSGAGRPSRDELSQYVTDWPAIQFDTISTAAAGCDAVVASGVTQVAARSVAERLGVHYQYVSYQPTTLPSPHHPPMPLPGDRPAPAAIDNQLLWEIDAHGWNAQFGHALDTGRAALGLPPVADVRDHVITGTPWLAADPVLGPWPQAPGLDVVQTGAWIVPDERPLPAELSAFLDAGAPPVYVGFGSMPMRPGIARVAIEAIRAHSRRVLLSRGWAELALIDDLPDCMAIGEVNHQALFARVAAVIHHGGAGTTTAAARAAAPQVVVPQMMDQSYWARRVADLGIGAVCADADPSSAALSTALDVALAPTTRARANEVAGMIRSDGATVAAKLLLDAIG
- a CDS encoding lysophospholipid acyltransferase family protein, producing the protein MAREPVYDILTGLARAIFFAQGLRIDIQGQEHFPRSGGAVLAVNHTAYLDFMEVGLVGRKSGRNVRYMMKAELEHGIVGFLMKHCKAIGVDRTAGAESYARAVTALREGEVVVVYPEATISRSFELKEFKSGAARMAVEADVPIVPMIIWGAHRIWTKDIPKQLGRHRFPINIRIGAPIPPGEPAEKLTATLRTRMSELLERAQRDYPMVEGARWVPARLGGTAPTLAEAAVLEREEMERRRRAKTR
- a CDS encoding sugar transferase, coding for MAPPITVSTRKAWRSEYVRRLAITDFAAVSLAVGSAQLIRFNGSGAPPLAWDQPYRIGYTVVSGALAMGWFAILGSAGSRAPQLVGSGVEEFRRLMSATMHLFGVLALMSLALEIKFARGYLAIAFPAGVLAVIGGRLWWRHQLARERRRGRHRSAVLVVGTADAAAAMTAAFAADPGAGYDVVGACVPGGQSGDAPLAFAGGTVAVVGDDSAVLRAVLHTHADTVAIGPTRHLGPTELRRLAWELDALGVEFMLAPGAIDIAISRLTNRQVAGMPMMHIAEPQYERARSVSKTAFDIGFATVCLLLLLPVLLVIAIAVKTTSRGPVFYLSERIGRYGLPFRMIKFRSMYDDADRYAEALIAQQGGNPVFFKMKVDPRVTPVGRFLRKYSLDELPQFLNVLRGDMSVVGPRPQVRREVDTYDHMMRRRLLVKPGLTGLWQVSGRSDLPLEDAVRLDLSYVENVSMRMDLRLIARTVGVVARGEGAY
- a CDS encoding lysophospholipid acyltransferase family protein, with amino-acid sequence MEPVYRTIIGLARTVFFIEGLKFTVKGDEHIPARGGAVLAVNHTGYMDFTYAGLPVRTPKRYIRFMAKKDVFDNKISGPIMRALKHIPVDRSAGADSYQAAVEYLRRGELVGVYPEATISRSFEIKEFKSGAARMAIEAEVPIIPIVIWGAQRVWTKGFPKRLGRTNTPISIAVGEPIQPFEPAAELTAKLRSTMQEMLLDLQKDYVHEPGAYWVPARLGGSAPTLEEADAMDAAEAEAKAARKNAAG
- a CDS encoding class I SAM-dependent methyltransferase, with the protein product MRCRLCDSGRLSSVLDLGATPPCESFLTAAQLDLPEPTYPLHLRVCVDCLLLQIPALITPEETFTEYAYFSSYSDSWVRHAGEFVDTAADRLGLGRDSFVVEVASNDGYLLRHVVDRDIRCLGIEPSVNVGTAARESGVPTETAFLDEDSARRIRAEHGPADLVVANNVYAHIPDLRGFTRALRVLLADDGMLTIEVHHALNLVGLGQFDTIYHEHFQYYTVLSAQRALAVAGLTVVDVDQLPTHGGSIRLWARPDAAVAAVSDRVREVLELERSAGLHSADGYTSLRRRAESVRHELLGFLLDCRRRRRRVVGYGAPGKGNTLLNYCGIRPDLIEYTVDRNPYKHGRFTPGTRIPIHPPSRLDADRPDVVVVLPWNLEHEITAQLRHVAEWGGQLAYPLPELHVVDPASPAPTRPAGAESKGNRRR